One part of the Microbulbifer sp. THAF38 genome encodes these proteins:
- a CDS encoding penicillin-binding protein 1A yields MTVKARNRLLALLWLCLAGTAGTAMVFASIYLYLKPGLPSVESLRDIRLQTPLRVYSQDMKLIGEFGEKRRNPITIEQTPEPFIKAILAAEDASFYSHSGVSIKGLMRAASQLVQTGSIQSGGSTLTMQVARNFFLSREQRFIRKFNEILLSLQIERELSKDEILELYINKIFLGNRAYGFQAAAHVYYGRDIKDLSMAQWAMMAGLPKAPSTFNPIANPTRALVRRNWILKRMLDLGYIDQDEYKHSITAPVTASYHSRDLDLDAPYIAEMARKEAVDLFGDSAYTDGYQVITTINSRLQDQARKALQHGLETYDARHGYRGPEQRLPPELLHDSDQLIDLLNEIPVLGGLEPGVVTAVEPKLLQVQLRDRRVVEVPWENGLSSIRPYVTESSRGPRLQSAEKMFAPGDVVRLRRIEVKHTEVIGSQQEPANAGDSAQLVSALEDSPQPDPFADPEGTSSSPQEPQISEEWELTQVPSAQGALVSIDPQDGAIRALVGGYDFRQSHFNRVTQAARQPGSSFKPFIYASAIERGYTAASVINDAPIIFEETNLQDVWRPENDGGTFLGPTRLRMALYKSRNMVSIRLLQALGLDYALGFVEGFGFDRSKLARNLTIALGSSALTPLEMVRGYAAFANGGYRVEPYLVDRVLDVNGETLYQALPLTVCNDCPEPGSEPRGFNNEEPLDLAAIQPGEEGPDQGKEPPELKVLPVGPLDSSKSQARPLAPRAMSPETAYIMDSILKDVIKKGTGRRALAMKRGDIAGKTGTTNGPRDAWFSGYSPYLATSAWVGFDSYGELGKNEYGGSAALPIWIDFMSVALEGLPERHLPQPDGIMTVRINPKNGLRTSYGGMFEIFRANRVPGREAYNPYRSRYTDEDRDMPGRDQPSEPPPEELF; encoded by the coding sequence CGCCAGCATTTACCTCTATTTGAAACCCGGGCTGCCCTCAGTCGAAAGCCTGCGCGATATTCGCTTACAGACCCCATTAAGAGTCTACTCACAGGACATGAAACTGATTGGTGAATTTGGGGAGAAGCGCCGCAACCCCATCACCATAGAGCAAACGCCAGAGCCGTTTATCAAGGCAATCCTGGCGGCTGAGGATGCGAGCTTCTACTCACATAGTGGGGTCTCGATTAAGGGTCTGATGCGCGCAGCATCGCAATTGGTGCAGACCGGTTCCATCCAGTCCGGCGGCAGCACATTGACCATGCAGGTAGCGCGTAACTTCTTCCTTAGCCGTGAACAGCGCTTTATCCGCAAATTCAATGAGATCCTATTATCGCTGCAGATCGAGCGTGAACTCAGCAAAGATGAGATTCTGGAACTCTATATCAACAAAATTTTCCTGGGCAACCGCGCCTATGGTTTCCAGGCAGCTGCGCATGTTTACTACGGTCGCGATATCAAAGACCTGAGTATGGCGCAATGGGCGATGATGGCTGGACTGCCTAAGGCCCCCTCCACTTTCAACCCCATTGCCAACCCTACTCGAGCCCTGGTGCGGCGCAACTGGATCCTGAAGCGCATGCTCGATCTGGGCTATATCGACCAAGATGAGTACAAGCATTCCATTACCGCTCCGGTAACCGCCAGTTACCACAGCCGCGATTTGGATCTGGATGCTCCCTATATCGCCGAAATGGCCCGCAAGGAAGCGGTCGATCTGTTTGGCGACAGTGCCTATACCGATGGCTACCAAGTCATCACCACGATCAACAGCCGCCTCCAGGACCAGGCTCGCAAGGCGCTGCAACACGGTCTTGAGACCTACGATGCACGCCACGGTTATCGCGGCCCTGAGCAGCGTCTACCTCCGGAACTATTGCACGATAGCGACCAGTTAATAGACCTTCTTAACGAAATTCCGGTGCTCGGCGGGCTCGAGCCGGGAGTGGTCACCGCTGTGGAACCCAAGCTTCTACAGGTGCAGCTTCGCGACCGCCGTGTTGTGGAAGTCCCTTGGGAAAATGGACTGAGCTCTATTCGCCCTTATGTCACCGAGAGTTCCCGGGGGCCCCGCTTGCAATCCGCAGAGAAGATGTTTGCACCTGGCGATGTGGTGCGCCTGCGCCGTATTGAGGTCAAACACACGGAGGTAATCGGAAGCCAGCAAGAACCTGCCAACGCAGGTGATTCCGCCCAGCTTGTCAGCGCCTTGGAAGACAGCCCACAACCGGATCCATTTGCCGACCCCGAGGGAACCAGTTCCAGCCCTCAAGAGCCGCAAATTTCTGAGGAGTGGGAGCTAACCCAGGTGCCCTCTGCCCAGGGCGCCCTCGTCTCTATCGATCCCCAAGACGGCGCTATACGCGCCCTGGTGGGTGGCTACGATTTTCGCCAGAGCCACTTCAACCGGGTCACCCAGGCGGCGCGGCAGCCGGGTTCCAGCTTCAAGCCGTTTATCTATGCTTCGGCCATCGAGCGTGGCTATACCGCTGCCAGTGTAATCAACGATGCGCCGATCATCTTCGAGGAAACCAACCTTCAAGATGTTTGGCGCCCAGAGAACGACGGCGGTACTTTCCTCGGCCCCACCCGCTTGCGTATGGCTTTGTATAAATCGCGCAATATGGTCTCTATTCGACTGCTGCAGGCACTGGGGCTCGACTACGCCCTCGGTTTTGTCGAGGGCTTCGGCTTTGACCGCAGCAAACTCGCGCGGAACCTAACCATAGCCCTGGGCAGTTCCGCTCTAACTCCATTGGAAATGGTGCGCGGTTACGCCGCCTTCGCCAATGGCGGCTATCGGGTGGAGCCCTACCTGGTAGATAGAGTGCTGGATGTAAATGGAGAAACCCTCTACCAGGCCCTGCCCCTCACCGTGTGCAATGACTGCCCTGAACCCGGCAGCGAGCCCCGTGGCTTCAACAATGAGGAACCTCTGGACCTGGCGGCAATACAGCCGGGAGAAGAGGGGCCAGACCAAGGTAAAGAGCCCCCGGAGCTAAAAGTTCTCCCTGTAGGCCCACTGGATTCATCCAAATCACAGGCGCGCCCCCTGGCACCGCGCGCCATGTCGCCTGAGACCGCATACATCATGGATTCCATCCTCAAGGATGTGATTAAGAAGGGAACAGGGCGCCGCGCCCTCGCCATGAAGCGCGGCGATATCGCTGGCAAAACGGGTACCACCAATGGCCCTCGCGATGCTTGGTTCTCGGGCTACAGCCCCTACCTGGCCACCAGTGCTTGGGTGGGTTTCGACTCCTATGGCGAGCTGGGCAAAAATGAATACGGTGGCTCTGCGGCGCTACCTATCTGGATAGATTTTATGAGCGTAGCCCTGGAGGGGTTGCCCGAGAGGCACTTGCCCCAACCGGACGGCATAATGACCGTGCGTATCAATCCCAAGAACGGTCTGCGCACCTCCTATGGCGGTATGTTTGAAATATTCCGTGCCAACAGGGTACCTGGGCGTGAAGCCTACAACCCCTACCGCTCTAGATACACCGATGAAGATAGGGATATGCCCGGCCGCGATCAGCCGAGCGAGCCTCCACCGGAAGAGTTATTCTGA